Proteins encoded within one genomic window of Cucumis sativus cultivar 9930 chromosome 3, Cucumber_9930_V3, whole genome shotgun sequence:
- the LOC101218090 gene encoding (S)-ureidoglycine aminohydrolase yields MWSFSTYSHGLSLLILFATSSLLGFAFGGEGFCSAPSVVDSDADSKALYYKVTNPTLSPSHLQDLPGFTRSVYKRDHALITPESQVFSPLPEWTNTLGAYLITPALGSHFVMYLAQMKEKSKSGLPPTDVERFLFVIQGAVKLTNSSGISEKLTVDSFAYLPPNFDHSVMSDSSATLVVFERRYASLVDHHTKQIVGSTDKQPLLETPGEVFQLRKLLPMSMPYDFNVHIMDFEPGEFLNVKEVHYNQHGLLLLEGQGIYRLGDYWYPVQSGDAIWMAPFVPQWYAALGKTRSRYLLYKDMNRNPLDHK; encoded by the exons ATGTGGAGCTTCTCAACATATTCCCATGGACTATCTCTCCTCATTCTCTTCGCTACTTCAA GTTTGCTCGGATTTGCTTTTGGTGGAGAAGGGTTTTGTTCTGCACCATCTGTTGTCGACTCGGATGCTGATTCGAAGGCTTTGTATTACAAAGTGACCAATCCTACTCTTTCACCTTCTCATCTGCAGG ACTTACCTGGCTTCACACGAAGTGTTTACAAAAGGGATCATGCCTTGATAACCCCAGAAAGTCAAGTGTTCAGTCCTCTACCAGAGTG GACTAATACACTGGGTGCATATTTAATCACACCGGCACTTGGTTCACATTTTGTGATGTATCTTGCTCAGATGAAAG AGAAATCTAAATCAGGATTGCCCCCTACTGATGTTGAGAG GTTTTTATTTGTCATTCAAGGAGCAGTGAAACTTACCAATTCGTCTGGCATTAGTGAAAAACTCACG GTCGATTCATTTGCTTATCTACCTCCAAATTTCGATCATTCCGTCATGTCCGACTCTTCCGCTACACTTGTGGTATTTGAGAGAAG GTATGCTTCTTTAGTGGATCATCACACTAAGCAGATTGTTGGTTCAACAGACAAGCAACCCCTCCTTGAAACTCCTGGTGAG GTCTTTCAACTTAGGAAGCTCCTTCCCATGTCCATGCCTTATGACTTCAACGTCCAC ATCATGGATTTCGAACCTGGAGAATTTCTTAATGTGAAG GAGGTTCATTATAATCAGCATGGTTTGTTGCTCTTAGAGGGTCAGGGTATTTATCGTTTGGGCGACTACTG GTACCCTGTTCAATCTGGTGATGCCATTTGGATGGCTCCCTTTGTTCCACAGTG GTATGCTGCGCTTGGGAAAACACGAAGTCGCTATCTGTTGTACAAGGATATGAACCGAAACCCACTTGATCACAAGTAA
- the LOC101218330 gene encoding phospho-2-dehydro-3-deoxyheptonate aldolase 2, chloroplastic — protein sequence MIIANLLPPSSSAAPTTSIAKCFLFKPHFFTPNAANFCRTIPSAVSSSSSTHFISGSSNWTPESWKSKKALQLPQYPDPNELDSVLRVLESFPPIVFAGEARKLEESLAKAAVGEAFLLQGGDCAESFKEFNGNNIRDTFRVLLQMGIVLTYGAQMPIIKVGRMAGQFAKPRSDPFEVKDGVELPSYRGDNINADAFDEKSRTPDPQRLVRAYLQSVGTLNLLRAFATGGYAAMQRVSQWNLDFVQHSEQGDRYKELAQRVDEALGFMAAAGITTDHPIMNTIDFWTSHECLHLPYEQALTREDSTTGLYYDCSAHMLWVGERTRQLDGAHVEFLRGVSNPLGIKVSDKMDPSELVQLCEILNPRNRPGRLTIITRMGADNMRVKLPHLIRAVRQAGLIVTWVSDPMHGNTIKAPCGLKTRSFDSIRAELRAFFDVHEQEGSHPGGVHLEMTGQNVTECVGGSKEVTFDDLNSRYHTHCDPRLNASQSLELAFAISQRLRSKRMRSKAGLNGLLVENGFVA from the exons ATGATCATTGCCAATCTCCttcctccttcttcttccGCCGCTCCTACAACTTCCATCGCCAAATGTTTCCTCTTCAAACCCCATTTCTTCACCCCTAATGCCGCCAATTTCTGCCGGACCATTCCCTCCGccgtttcttcttcttcttccacccATTTCATTTCTGGATCCTCCAATTGGACGCCTGAATCTTGGAAATCCAAGAAGGCCCTTCAACTCCCTCAATATCCTGATCCAAACGAGCTCGACTCCGTTCTTCGCGTTCTCGAGTCCTTCCCTCCTATCGTCTTCGCCGGCGAGGCTCGCAAGCTCGAGGAGAGCCTCGCGAAGGCTGCCGTTGGCGAAGCATTTCTGCTTCAAGGTGGGGATTGCGCTGAGAGCTTCAAGGAGTTTAACGGGAACAATATTAGGGATACGTTCAGGGTTTTGCTGCAGATGGGTATTGTTCTTACATATGGCGCTCAAATGCCTATTATAaag GTAGGAAGAATGGCAGGACAATTTGCTAAACCCAGGTCAGACCCGTTTGAGGTTAAAGATGGTGTAGAGCTACCGAGTTATCGTGGAGATAACATCAATGCAGATGCTTTTGATGAGAAATCTCGAACCCCAGATCCTCAAAGATTGGTTAGAGCATATCTCCAATCCGTAGGCACATTGAACCTTCTTAGAGCGTTTGCCACTGGAGGATATGCTGCAATGCAGAGAGTTTCTCAATGGAATCTTGACTTCGTTCAACACAGTGAGCAAGGAGACAG GTATAAAGAACTTGCTCAGAGGGTAGATGAAGCGCTGGGATTTATGGCAGCTGCTGGAATCACTACGGACCATCCTATAATGAACACAATTGATTTCTGGACTTCTCACGAGTGCCTTCACTTACCATATGAGCAAGCCTTGACGAGGGAGGACTCAACGACAGGCCTCTATTATGATTGTTCTGCTCACATGCTTTGGGTTGGTGAGAGGACTCGACAGTTGGATGGTGCACATGTTGAATTTCTGCGAGGCGTGTCTAATCCTCTTGGAATTAAG GTAAGTGACAAAATGGATCCTTCGGAGCTTGTTCAGTTATGTGAGATTTTGAATCCCCGCAACAGACCCGGACGTCTTACAATCATCACCCGAATGGGAGCAGATAATATGCGAGTCAAGTTACCTCATCTCATTAGAGCAGTACGCCAAGCGGGGCTTATCGTCACATGGGTGAGCGATCCAATGCACGGCAACACAATAAAGGCTCCATGTGGTCTGAAGACTCgttcatttgattcaataaGG GCCGAATTGAGAGCTTTCTTCGATGTTCATGAACAAGAAGGCAGTCATCCTGGAGGAGTACATCTAGAAATGACTGGACAGAATGTAACAGAATGCGTCGGAGGGTCGAAGGAAGTGACCTTCGACGACCTGAATTCTCGCTACCATACTCACTGCGATCCGAGACTGAATGCTTCGCAGTCGCTGGAGTTGGCCTTTGCGATATCCCAAAGGCTGAGAAGCAAAAGGATGCGATCTAAGGCTGGCTTAAATGGGCTGCTTGTAGAAAATGGGTTTGTTGCTTAG
- the LOC101218568 gene encoding uncharacterized protein LOC101218568 — MPLYDVMFLMKPHVKKEALLDLVARVGKHVFRRNGVVCDIKSFGVVQLGYGIKKLDGRYYQGQLMQMTMMATPNMNKELFYLNKEDRLLRWILVKHRDRQFGLEFLGEDDDKNGLEKLSRLNLMGDDDEDEDEDEDDDDDEEYNVEPDDTKAE, encoded by the exons ATGCCTCTTTACGATGTTATGTTTTTGATGAAACCCCATGTAAAGAAGGAGGCTTTGTTGGACTTGGTTGCTAGAGTGGGCAAGCATGTGTTCAGGAGAAATGGGGTTGTCTGTGACATTAAGTCATTTGGTGTTGTCCAATTGGGTTATGGTATTAAGAAGCTTGATGGAAGATATTATCAG GGCCAACTTATGCAGATGACGATGATGGCTACTCCCAACATGAACAAGGAGTTGTTTTACTTAAACAAGGAGGATCGGTTGTTGCGTTGGATTTTAGTGAAGCACCGTGACAGACAATTTGGCCTGGAATTCCTTGGCGAAGATGATGACAAGAATGGACTTGAAAAATTAAGTCGACTTAACTTGATGGGTGATGacgatgaagatgaagatgaagatgaagacgACGACGATGATGAAGAATACAATGTGGAACCTGACGATACGAAAGCAGAGTGA
- the LOC101218803 gene encoding ABC transporter I family member 1, with translation MSLRKPPPPRLLLDQVSCMRNAQQILRNVNVSIHDGSALVLSGSNGSGKTTFLRMLAGFSRPSAGRILWNGHDITESGVFHQYKLQLNWLSLKDAIKENFTIIDNVQWFELLEGKHGKSMPAIELMGLGRLAKEKAKMLSMGQRKRLQLARLLAIDRPIWLLDEPSVALDDDGVKLLEYIIAEHRRKGGIVIVATHIPIDIEDSMILRLPPRFPRRITLVDMLDRCDIS, from the coding sequence ATGTCTCTTAGAAAACCGCCCCCTCCTCGGCTTCTTCTCGACCAGGTCTCCTGTATGCGAAATGCCCAGCAAATCCTTAGAAATGTTAACGTCTCGATCCATGATGGCAGTGCACTCGTGCTGTCAGGGAGCAATGGTTCAGGCAAAACAACATTCTTACGAATGTTAGCCGGATTCTCCCGACCTTCTGCCGGTAGGATCCTATGGAATGGGCATGACATTACAGAATCTGGAGTATTCCACCAATACAAACTTCAGCTGAATTGGCTCTCACTTAAAGATGCCATTAAAGAGAACTTTACCATCATTGACAACGTTCAGTGGTTCGAGCTGCTTGAGGGGAAGCATGGCAAATCAATGCCTGCCATCGAGCTGATGGGGCTTGGAAGATTGGCAAAGGAGAAGGCGAAAATGTTATCGATGGGGCAACGTAAGCGCCTGCAACTTGCAAGATTGTTGGCGATCGATAGACCAATTTGGCTGCTTGATGAGCCTTCAGTTGCATTAGATGATGATGGGGTCAAGTTGCTGGAATACATCATTGCTGAACATAGAAGGAAAGGTGGGATTGTCATTGTAGCAACACATATTCCAATAGATATTGAAGATTCCATGATCTTGAGGCTTCCGCCACGTTTCCCTCGGAGAATAACCTTGGTCGATATGCTCGATCGGTGTGACATATCGTAA